A single genomic interval of Mycolicibacterium alvei harbors:
- a CDS encoding DUF1643 domain-containing protein, producing the protein MSEQMTLFSCAGAEVKYAVISECGRYRYELGRRWDHEGPLLEFIMLNPSTADANTDDPTIRRIAGSVKHPGFARVWGYGGIVVRNLYAYRATDPTELANAEDPIGPDNRDTLSHDVADCTIVAWGAHPAAVGWWAGYPYAWQRTVIERPALFCLGTNANGSPKHPLYVPADTTPKRWEPSNAG; encoded by the coding sequence ATGAGTGAGCAAATGACGTTGTTCTCGTGCGCCGGTGCCGAGGTCAAGTACGCGGTGATAAGTGAATGTGGCCGCTACCGCTACGAGCTCGGCCGCCGCTGGGATCACGAGGGTCCACTGCTGGAGTTCATCATGCTCAATCCCTCGACCGCCGACGCCAACACCGATGATCCAACGATCCGACGCATCGCAGGATCGGTGAAACACCCTGGCTTCGCGCGTGTTTGGGGCTACGGGGGCATTGTCGTGCGGAACCTCTATGCCTACCGCGCCACCGACCCGACCGAACTGGCCAACGCCGAAGACCCGATCGGACCGGACAACCGCGACACCCTCAGCCACGATGTCGCGGACTGCACGATTGTGGCCTGGGGCGCTCACCCGGCCGCGGTCGGATGGTGGGCCGGCTACCCCTACGCCTGGCAACGGACCGTGATTGAACGCCCCGCGCTGTTTTGCCTGGGCACCAATGCCAACGGCTCACCCAAGCACCCGTTGTACGTCCCCGCCGACACCACACCCAAGCGATGGGAACCCAGCAATGCCGGCTGA
- a CDS encoding ASCH domain-containing protein, producing MKALTVQQPWAWAIIHGGKNIENRTQLWSYRGVLAIHAGQRWSERGDRSPLIEEATKGRSLYPSALTMGAIIGLVDLVDCHENAGCHKPWGESSYVEFGGRQRDRITHLVLEHPRALDEPIACKGALGLWTPPPDVVRRLEAL from the coding sequence GTGAAGGCTCTCACCGTACAACAGCCGTGGGCGTGGGCAATCATCCACGGCGGCAAGAACATCGAGAATCGCACGCAGCTGTGGTCGTACCGAGGCGTTTTGGCCATCCATGCCGGACAACGATGGTCAGAACGCGGTGACCGCAGCCCCCTGATTGAAGAGGCTACGAAAGGCCGGTCCCTGTATCCATCGGCGTTGACGATGGGCGCGATCATCGGGCTGGTCGATCTGGTGGACTGCCACGAAAACGCCGGGTGCCACAAACCGTGGGGGGAGTCGTCCTACGTCGAATTCGGTGGCCGCCAACGCGATCGCATCACCCACTTGGTGTTGGAGCACCCACGCGCGCTAGACGAACCCATCGCGTGCAAAGGGGCGCTGGGGTTGTGGACACCGCCGCCCGATGTGGTGCGCCGGCTGGAGGCCCTGTAG
- a CDS encoding helix-turn-helix domain-containing protein encodes MNPAEIRCRRERLGLTAEGLAQVLGVDERNVRRWERGAQGISERNVEQIAQLERRYAQLVDELAAGDRDPLITFETDERLWEAHPQLRPIPARLHRSAAAEAIIRSGGQIAYAGEPVV; translated from the coding sequence ATGAATCCGGCTGAAATCCGCTGCCGCCGAGAACGTCTCGGCCTCACCGCTGAAGGACTCGCTCAGGTACTCGGCGTCGACGAACGAAACGTCCGCCGCTGGGAGCGCGGCGCCCAGGGGATCTCGGAACGCAATGTCGAGCAGATCGCCCAACTCGAACGGCGATATGCGCAGCTGGTCGACGAGCTCGCCGCAGGCGATCGCGACCCGTTAATCACCTTCGAGACCGATGAGCGACTATGGGAGGCCCACCCACAGCTGCGGCCCATCCCGGCCCGCCTCCATCGCAGCGCCGCGGCCGAGGCCATCATCCGAAGCGGAGGTCAGATCGCCTACGCCGGCGAACCGGTCGTGTAG
- a CDS encoding DNA cytosine methyltransferase — MTTALPKKRKKAAVKTAQHRPATRRRRFKHDTLVAVDLFSGFGGMTRGIEAAGIDVISAANHAEYKVEVHEANHPNAEHWIADLVDREASNYHSVRDLPPGDMLCAGVSCVNHSPANTKKAYAQGLSLFDLDDPEFDERVTKSERDRATANCVLHYAAQHHPRLILVECTTELTSWGPQVPGKKYGDGTTFRWWIKQFEKLGYRYRILYLNSMFFGVPQSRDRLYIAMWDRALPTPDLDHRPVSWCGFCANMVEAVWTWRTGVSPTGRVTYGRQYDYRCPSCRHQVIPPMTPSLAALDLSDLGTRIGDRDKALADTTMARAERCRQRFAEFPAVLMPAKAQRGSERHPWQPLATQTSQQETGILSTGAIMGVAGHTFERPGSDCRSRDLSQPLWAQTATNTTGLLTPPLAMAIDNYQGAGRGTDEPLPTQVGSETLGLLSAGIVPYRRNTVPTSHGEAMPTVTTEQIPGLLTAAGMIKNNGSIDEAHYRSYPMSEALGTVVGSAVTQGMLFSGWKPDTAAASVSQVGDYSLVTPTPEWQAALADLRLEDCYYRMMGAHEIGRGCGFDVDFGTHRGTFIVWGSARNQTDGFGNAVSPAVGTWLGTRLRAIVHTEEAA, encoded by the coding sequence TTGACCACAGCGCTACCGAAGAAGCGCAAGAAGGCGGCGGTCAAGACCGCCCAGCACCGGCCAGCCACACGGCGCAGACGCTTCAAACACGACACCCTGGTCGCCGTCGACCTCTTCAGCGGCTTCGGCGGAATGACACGCGGAATCGAAGCCGCGGGGATCGACGTGATCTCGGCAGCAAACCACGCAGAATATAAAGTCGAGGTCCACGAGGCCAACCATCCCAACGCTGAACACTGGATCGCCGACCTCGTCGACCGCGAGGCCTCCAACTACCACTCAGTCCGCGATCTGCCTCCCGGCGACATGCTCTGCGCCGGAGTGTCCTGCGTCAACCACTCGCCAGCCAACACCAAAAAAGCCTATGCACAAGGCCTCTCGCTATTCGACCTGGACGATCCCGAGTTCGACGAACGGGTCACCAAGTCAGAGCGCGACCGCGCAACGGCCAACTGCGTCCTGCACTATGCCGCCCAACACCATCCACGCCTGATCCTCGTCGAGTGCACCACCGAACTGACGTCATGGGGTCCGCAGGTGCCAGGCAAGAAGTACGGCGACGGAACAACATTCAGATGGTGGATCAAGCAATTTGAGAAACTCGGCTACCGCTACCGCATCCTCTACCTGAACTCCATGTTCTTCGGGGTCCCGCAGAGCCGCGACCGCCTCTACATCGCCATGTGGGACCGCGCCCTGCCCACCCCCGACCTCGACCACCGGCCCGTGTCATGGTGCGGCTTCTGCGCCAACATGGTCGAGGCAGTGTGGACCTGGCGCACCGGGGTGTCACCGACCGGACGAGTCACCTACGGCCGCCAGTACGACTACCGCTGCCCCAGCTGCAGACACCAGGTCATCCCCCCGATGACACCGTCCCTGGCGGCACTGGACCTCTCCGACCTCGGCACCCGCATCGGCGACCGGGACAAGGCGCTGGCCGACACCACGATGGCAAGGGCCGAACGGTGCCGGCAGCGATTCGCCGAGTTCCCCGCGGTGCTGATGCCGGCCAAGGCGCAACGAGGATCCGAACGGCATCCGTGGCAGCCACTGGCGACCCAGACCAGCCAGCAGGAAACCGGAATCTTGTCGACCGGCGCGATCATGGGCGTGGCGGGACACACGTTCGAGCGGCCCGGATCGGATTGCCGCAGCCGAGATCTGAGCCAACCGCTGTGGGCGCAGACCGCCACCAACACAACAGGTTTGTTGACCCCGCCCTTGGCGATGGCGATCGACAACTACCAGGGCGCCGGCCGGGGCACAGATGAGCCGCTCCCTACCCAGGTCGGTTCGGAAACCCTCGGTCTGCTGTCGGCCGGGATTGTCCCTTACCGGCGCAACACCGTGCCCACCAGCCATGGCGAAGCGATGCCAACGGTGACGACCGAGCAGATCCCGGGCCTGCTGACCGCAGCCGGAATGATCAAGAACAACGGCTCGATCGACGAAGCCCACTACCGGTCCTACCCGATGAGCGAAGCGCTCGGCACCGTGGTCGGATCGGCTGTCACCCAAGGCATGTTGTTCTCGGGATGGAAGCCCGACACCGCCGCCGCATCGGTCAGCCAGGTCGGCGACTACTCCTTGGTCACCCCGACACCTGAGTGGCAGGCAGCACTGGCCGACCTGCGACTCGAGGACTGCTACTACCGCATGATGGGCGCCCACGAGATCGGCCGTGGATGCGGGTTCGACGTCGACTTCGGCACCCACCGAGGAACATTCATCGTCTGGGGGTCAGCCCGCAACCAAACAGACGGATTCGGCAACGCCGTCTCACCTGCTGTCGGAACGTGGCTCGGCACCCGCCTGCGGGCCATCGTGCACACCGAGGAAGCCGCGTGA
- a CDS encoding NYN domain-containing protein: protein MTITPLRAVVVIDYQNVHLCARDHFVPSTAAADSLISPGRFARRLIAVRNRVSPLPAELVEVVVFRGLPEPQFDLYGYQRNLAHQQRWEADPAVRVVHQPLRYRVLRAAYSVGPAGAQVQPEVDVTEKGVDVLCALAVVEAAARPDVDLVVLASHDHDLDPAVAAVQRSREARVEGFQWFGGAGQQVGHLHGDSEAGRLWCTRMEVEDFAACRDEHDYLIERVGYGSRQGQG, encoded by the coding sequence GTGACCATCACACCGCTGCGGGCCGTCGTTGTCATCGACTACCAGAACGTTCACCTCTGCGCCCGCGACCACTTCGTCCCCAGCACTGCCGCTGCAGACAGCCTCATCTCGCCAGGGCGATTCGCCCGTCGCCTCATCGCGGTACGCAACCGGGTGTCGCCACTGCCCGCGGAACTGGTCGAGGTAGTGGTATTTCGAGGATTGCCCGAGCCTCAATTCGACCTCTACGGGTACCAGCGGAATCTGGCGCACCAGCAGCGGTGGGAGGCCGACCCCGCGGTGCGCGTGGTCCATCAGCCGCTGCGCTACCGGGTCCTGCGCGCTGCCTACAGTGTGGGCCCGGCAGGAGCGCAGGTACAGCCAGAAGTCGATGTCACCGAAAAAGGTGTCGATGTGCTGTGCGCCTTGGCCGTCGTGGAAGCCGCGGCGCGCCCCGATGTGGATTTGGTCGTGTTGGCCAGTCACGACCACGATCTGGATCCCGCGGTCGCCGCAGTGCAGCGATCCCGAGAAGCCCGGGTCGAAGGGTTCCAGTGGTTTGGGGGTGCGGGCCAGCAGGTAGGCCACCTTCATGGCGACAGTGAGGCCGGGCGATTGTGGTGCACCCGAATGGAAGTCGAAGATTTCGCGGCCTGCCGTGACGAGCACGATTACCTCATCGAACGGGTTGGCTACGGATCAAGGCAGGGGCAAGGCTGA
- a CDS encoding AAA family ATPase: MLLAVGIISFPGCARSKGRWRWGVVDPPKIWLAINAVPHYDNGMPIHPVVFILQGLPGSGKSTWARAWRDLDPGHRVIINRDQIRFLLYRKYRGLTELQELIVTGVERRLAVLALRDGKSIVIDATNLEAEHLAQWVALAGRHGARYERVTLLTPVDECLRRNRRRAASGGRFVPEEVIVDMSRNAQWTLEPIDSLARL, encoded by the coding sequence GTGCTGCTGGCGGTCGGCATCATCAGTTTTCCAGGCTGCGCCCGGTCGAAAGGTAGATGGCGTTGGGGCGTTGTTGACCCACCGAAAATATGGCTTGCCATTAATGCGGTACCGCATTACGATAATGGCATGCCAATTCATCCGGTGGTGTTCATCCTGCAAGGACTGCCAGGTTCAGGCAAGAGCACCTGGGCCCGCGCCTGGCGGGATCTCGACCCGGGGCATCGCGTCATCATCAACCGTGACCAGATTCGATTCCTGCTGTACCGCAAGTACCGTGGGCTCACCGAGTTGCAGGAACTGATCGTCACTGGCGTGGAGAGGCGCTTGGCCGTTCTCGCGCTCCGGGATGGTAAGTCCATCGTGATTGACGCTACCAACCTCGAAGCCGAGCATCTGGCCCAGTGGGTAGCGCTGGCCGGACGGCACGGTGCTCGCTACGAACGTGTCACCCTGCTTACGCCGGTAGACGAATGTCTGCGCCGCAACCGCCGTCGGGCCGCATCCGGTGGCCGCTTCGTGCCGGAGGAGGTCATCGTGGACATGAGCCGAAATGCTCAGTGGACCCTCGAACCAATCGACTCTCTGGCTCGCCTGTGA
- a CDS encoding phage N-6-adenine-methyltransferase has translation MSTPLAVADTPAPTRRGMAFQPFAGGTDVWLTPRHLLAALGEFDLDPCAAPDPTRWPTARRHICLPDDGLSAPWSGRVWLNPPYGAQVHRWVSRLADHGDGIALIFARTDTTGFMNHVWRRADAVCFLQRRLVFHHSDGTAAANDCGAPSVLVAFGRNNVDILARAIERGQLGAVLVDRETGWQLPASDPTLPFEDA, from the coding sequence GTGAGTACACCGCTCGCCGTTGCGGATACCCCGGCACCGACCCGTCGGGGGATGGCCTTCCAGCCGTTCGCTGGGGGCACCGATGTATGGCTGACGCCCAGACACCTCCTGGCAGCACTGGGCGAGTTCGACCTCGACCCCTGTGCGGCGCCGGACCCCACGCGCTGGCCGACCGCTCGCCGTCATATCTGCCTTCCTGACGATGGCCTGAGCGCACCCTGGTCTGGCCGGGTATGGCTGAACCCGCCCTACGGGGCCCAGGTGCACCGGTGGGTGTCGCGATTGGCTGACCACGGCGACGGAATCGCGCTGATCTTCGCCCGGACCGACACGACAGGCTTCATGAACCACGTGTGGCGGCGCGCGGACGCGGTGTGCTTTCTGCAGCGCCGCTTGGTCTTTCACCATTCCGACGGAACAGCGGCGGCCAACGACTGCGGCGCCCCCAGCGTGCTGGTCGCGTTCGGGCGCAACAACGTCGACATCCTCGCCCGCGCGATCGAACGTGGACAGCTGGGCGCTGTCCTTGTCGATCGAGAAACCGGTTGGCAGTTACCGGCCAGCGACCCAACGCTGCCGTTCGAGGACGCGTGA